The following coding sequences lie in one Anoplolepis gracilipes chromosome 4, ASM4749672v1, whole genome shotgun sequence genomic window:
- the Lpcat gene encoding lysophosphatidylcholine acyltransferase isoform X3: MILAWLLACLGLHGLSEEDLRRAPLTGWRRDMRVVICWMMRALFLCGGFHHLKVKGRKAETKDAPVLALAPHSSFFDALPVVYLGGPSIVAKGESSRLPFFGKLINYTQPVYVWREDPNSRQNTIKEIIERTTSKEDWPQVMIFPEGTCTNRSCLITFKSGAFYPGVPVQPVCIRYPNKLDTVTWTWEGPGALKLLWLTLTQLNSSCEIEFLPVYKPSEAEKLDPKLYANNVRRLMAEALKIPVSDYTYDDCRIIRKAHQLHLPHASSIVKTHKLRYKLGLVASKTEEELVQKKTNNFGEVNLQEFAQILRLDERDPTTQQLFRIHDRLGQGKVDLEEYIFTVLATANASSELDKVEIAFDVCGSKMTMCLTQSELRKALRLSLHMQPEESNRVFQQARKQNPNTVSFEDVLIQLSNRTEYAHLFIVNNETSKKAI, encoded by the exons ATGATACTTGCGTGGCTGTTGGCTTGTTTAGGTCTGCATGGATTGTCCGAGGAAGATCTTCGACGAGCTCCTCTCACGGGCTGGAGACG AGACATGCGCGTCGTGATCTGCTGGATGATGCGGGCGTTATTTCTCTGCGGTGGATTTCATCATCTGAAGGTCAAGGGCCGGAAAGCGGAGACTAAGGACGCGCCGGTACTGGCTCTCGCCCCGCATTCCAGCTTCTTCGATGCACTTCCGGTCGTGTACCTTGGCGGACCGAGCATCGTTGCCAAAGGGGAGAGTAGCCGCCTCCCTTTCTTCGGAA AACTCATCAACTATACGCAGCCGGTCTATGTGTGGAGAGAAGATCCAAACTCCCGTCAGAATACCATCAAAGAGATAATTGAGAGAACCACTTCCAAGGAAGATTGGCCACAg GTTATGATATTTCCTGAAGGAACCTGCACAAACCGGTCGTGCTTGATTACTTTCAAATCGGGTGCCTTTTATCCCGGTGTACCGGTGCAACCAGTATGCATTAGATATCCTAACAAATTGGATACGGTAACGTGGACGTGGGAAGGTCCTGGCGC ATTGAAATTGCTGTGGTTGACGTTAACGCAGTTAAATAGCAGCTGCGAGATCGAGTTCCTACCCGTCTACAAGCCTAGCGAGGCGGAGAAACTGGATCCCAAACTGTACGCAAACAATGTACGACGTCTTATGGCAGA AGCATTGAAAATTCCCGTTTCGGACTACACGTATGATGACTGTCGAATTATTAGAAAAGCCCATCAATTGCATCTACCACATGCCTCTAGTATCGTAAAAACCCATAAACTTCGATATAAATTGGG TTTAGTGGCATCAAAGACGGAAGAGGAGCTCGTTCAGAAGAAGACAAACAATTTCGGTGAGGTGAATCTGCAGGAATTTGCGCAGATTCTTAGACTAGATGAAAGAGACCCAACTACTCAACAACTGTTTCGTATTCATGACAGG ctCGGACAGGGAAAGGTCGATCTTGAGGAATACATCTTCACTGTGCTGGCGACGGCAAATGCATCCTCGGAACTAGACAAAGTCGAGATTGCATTCGAT GTATGCGGTTCAAAGATGACAATGTGTCTGACTCAGTCGGAACTCAGAAAAGCCTTGAGGTTATCGTTACACATGCAACCAGAGGAGTCCAATAGGGTTTTTCAGCAAGCCAGAAAGCAAAATCCTAACACAGTGAGCtttg AGGACGTTCTGATACAGCTATCGAACCGAACAGAGTATGCGCACTTGTTCATCGTGAATAACGAAACTTCAAAGAAGGCCATTTGA
- the Lpcat gene encoding lysophosphatidylcholine acyltransferase isoform X2: MNGDARNERADVDEADTASLGADILNPFVHRLELGSTYDKLKTIFLTIALLPFRLAAITTLMILAWLLACLGLHGLSEEDLRRAPLTGWRRKLVPWICFVGRLTYQAGGMKIVVRGKQASRSEAPILVLAPHSTFIDGGIVYVTGFPSIIVRRESGLNPFIGKLINYTQPVYVWREDPNSRQNTIKEIIERTTSKEDWPQVMIFPEGTCTNRSCLITFKSGAFYPGVPVQPVCIRYPNKLDTVTWTWEGPGALKLLWLTLTQLNSSCEIEFLPVYKPSEAEKLDPKLYANNVRRLMAEALKIPVSDYTYDDCRIIRKAHQLHLPHASSIVKTHKLRYKLGLVASKTEEELVQKKTNNFGEVNLQEFAQILRLDERDPTTQQLFRIHDRLGQGKVDLEEYIFTVLATANASSELDKVEIAFDVCGSKMTMCLTQSELRKALRLSLHMQPEESNRVFQQARKQNPNTVSFEDVLIQLSNRTEYAHLFIVNNETSKKAI; this comes from the exons ACGATATTCCTGACAATCGCCCTCTTGCCATTCAGGCTAGCCGCCATCACGACTTTGATGATACTTGCGTGGCTGTTGGCTTGTTTAGGTCTGCATGGATTGTCCGAGGAAGATCTTCGACGAGCTCCTCTCACGGGCTGGAGACG CAAATTAGTGCCATGGATATGTTTCGTGGGCCGACTTACTTACCAAGCCGGCGGAATGAAAATCGTGGTCCGGGGGAAACAGGCTTCCAGATCGGAAGCGCCAATTCTGGTCCTTGCGCCGCACTCGACCTTCATCGACGGCGGCATTGTTTACGTCACCGGATTTCCCTCCATCATCGTCAGACGAGAATCGGGATTAAATCCATTTATAGGAA AACTCATCAACTATACGCAGCCGGTCTATGTGTGGAGAGAAGATCCAAACTCCCGTCAGAATACCATCAAAGAGATAATTGAGAGAACCACTTCCAAGGAAGATTGGCCACAg GTTATGATATTTCCTGAAGGAACCTGCACAAACCGGTCGTGCTTGATTACTTTCAAATCGGGTGCCTTTTATCCCGGTGTACCGGTGCAACCAGTATGCATTAGATATCCTAACAAATTGGATACGGTAACGTGGACGTGGGAAGGTCCTGGCGC ATTGAAATTGCTGTGGTTGACGTTAACGCAGTTAAATAGCAGCTGCGAGATCGAGTTCCTACCCGTCTACAAGCCTAGCGAGGCGGAGAAACTGGATCCCAAACTGTACGCAAACAATGTACGACGTCTTATGGCAGA AGCATTGAAAATTCCCGTTTCGGACTACACGTATGATGACTGTCGAATTATTAGAAAAGCCCATCAATTGCATCTACCACATGCCTCTAGTATCGTAAAAACCCATAAACTTCGATATAAATTGGG TTTAGTGGCATCAAAGACGGAAGAGGAGCTCGTTCAGAAGAAGACAAACAATTTCGGTGAGGTGAATCTGCAGGAATTTGCGCAGATTCTTAGACTAGATGAAAGAGACCCAACTACTCAACAACTGTTTCGTATTCATGACAGG ctCGGACAGGGAAAGGTCGATCTTGAGGAATACATCTTCACTGTGCTGGCGACGGCAAATGCATCCTCGGAACTAGACAAAGTCGAGATTGCATTCGAT GTATGCGGTTCAAAGATGACAATGTGTCTGACTCAGTCGGAACTCAGAAAAGCCTTGAGGTTATCGTTACACATGCAACCAGAGGAGTCCAATAGGGTTTTTCAGCAAGCCAGAAAGCAAAATCCTAACACAGTGAGCtttg AGGACGTTCTGATACAGCTATCGAACCGAACAGAGTATGCGCACTTGTTCATCGTGAATAACGAAACTTCAAAGAAGGCCATTTGA
- the LOC140664475 gene encoding uncharacterized protein: MSAKYTMSPLYGSREQVAPEACKEHYLFLLELFVRQASGDRLAKLNQMFFVPTSVHFGFLDFVDENDLTVTPVDLLFQPQAGVANDVEIFNAGRSVLFAVDHETVTDRTVKMILKITAKKQMPDSIKPDILVGVGELDLSGQYAALRLEMLQYLKKGVVTSKVFDGQIPLIHNENLSGNLDIFVRISGFGQTIVTELDAIARDSSTFVFSSGEVDQVLSYKCRKMDPRTIDLCEDSSEELPSPTCPACVPERYPCVPCGKLMAVEERDKGDSRIAERRDTSSKSLVRSKHDLTQPCGKPVVLKVSGLFDNGGDISGKKPTVTVADASKAGESDPDHDIFVLRIGKKGLVGIGEKSDIQLEMKTPKGSERRPPIRYETRDMQTERLHEELPKNKKKQKKKSKS; the protein is encoded by the exons ATGTCAGCTAAATACACTATGTCACCATTATACGGCAGCCGCGAGCAAGTTGCTCCGGAAGCGTGCAAGGAACATTACCTGTTTTTATTGGAGTTATTCGTGAGACAAGCGTCCGGCGACCGCCTGGCTAAATTGAATCAGATGTTCTTCGTGCCTACGAGCGTTCATTTTGGATTTCTCGACTTTGTAGACGAGAATGATCTGACCGTGACTCCGGTGGATCTTCTCTTTCAACCACAGGCGGGCGTCGCTAACGACGTCGAGATCTTCAACGCCGGCAGGTCAGTGCTGTTCGCCGTCGATCATGAGACGGTTACAGATCGCACTGTAAAAATGATTCTGAAGATCACCGCGAAGAAACAGATGCCAGACAGCATCAAGCCGGATATCCTGGTGGGCGTTGGCGAGCTAGATTTGTCCGGTCAATACGCAGCTCTGAGATTAGAGATGCTGCAGTACTTGAAGAAAGGTGTCGTGACGTCCAAGGTGTTCGACGGCCAAATACCGTTGATTCATAATGAGAACTTGTCGGGCAATCTGGACATCTTCGTGAGAATATCCGGCTTTGGACAAACGATCGTCACAGAGTTGGACGCGATCGCGCGGGATTCCTCGACGTTCGTCTTCAGCTCTGGAGAGGTCGATCAAGTTTTATCGTACAAATGTCGTAAAATGGATCCTCGCACGATTGATCTCTGCGAGGATTCTAGCGAGGAGCTTCCAAGTCCAACTTGTCCCGCTTGCGTACCAGAAAGATATCCTTGTGTGCCATGTGGGAAATTAATGGCTGTCGAAGAGAGGGACAAAGGAGACAGCCGAATAGCAGAGAGAAGAGATACG TCGTCAAAAAGCCTCGTCCGGTCTAAACATGATCTTACTCAGCCTTGTGGTAAGCCAGTGGTTCTCAAAGTCTCCGGCCTTTTTGACAACGGTGGCGATATTAGCGGGAAGAAACCTACCGTGACGGTTGCTGACGCGTCAAAAGCAGGCGAATCTGATCCAGACCATGATATTTTTGTCTTAAGAATCGGGAAAAAAGGCCTCGTCGGCATCGGCGAGAAATCTGATATACAGTTGGAAATGAAAACCCCGAAAGGATCCGAAAGAAGACCCCCCATCAGGTACGAGACCAGAGATATGCAGACGGAGAGACTTCATGAAGAGCTACcgaagaataagaaaaagcaGAAGAAGAAAAGCAAATCCTAA
- the Lpcat gene encoding lysophosphatidylcholine acyltransferase isoform X1 yields MNGDARNERADVDEADTASLGADILNPFVHRLELGSTYDKLKTIFLTIALLPFRLAAITTLMILAWLLACLGLHGLSEEDLRRAPLTGWRRDMRVVICWMMRALFLCGGFHHLKVKGRKAETKDAPVLALAPHSSFFDALPVVYLGGPSIVAKGESSRLPFFGKLINYTQPVYVWREDPNSRQNTIKEIIERTTSKEDWPQVMIFPEGTCTNRSCLITFKSGAFYPGVPVQPVCIRYPNKLDTVTWTWEGPGALKLLWLTLTQLNSSCEIEFLPVYKPSEAEKLDPKLYANNVRRLMAEALKIPVSDYTYDDCRIIRKAHQLHLPHASSIVKTHKLRYKLGLVASKTEEELVQKKTNNFGEVNLQEFAQILRLDERDPTTQQLFRIHDRLGQGKVDLEEYIFTVLATANASSELDKVEIAFDVCGSKMTMCLTQSELRKALRLSLHMQPEESNRVFQQARKQNPNTVSFEDVLIQLSNRTEYAHLFIVNNETSKKAI; encoded by the exons ACGATATTCCTGACAATCGCCCTCTTGCCATTCAGGCTAGCCGCCATCACGACTTTGATGATACTTGCGTGGCTGTTGGCTTGTTTAGGTCTGCATGGATTGTCCGAGGAAGATCTTCGACGAGCTCCTCTCACGGGCTGGAGACG AGACATGCGCGTCGTGATCTGCTGGATGATGCGGGCGTTATTTCTCTGCGGTGGATTTCATCATCTGAAGGTCAAGGGCCGGAAAGCGGAGACTAAGGACGCGCCGGTACTGGCTCTCGCCCCGCATTCCAGCTTCTTCGATGCACTTCCGGTCGTGTACCTTGGCGGACCGAGCATCGTTGCCAAAGGGGAGAGTAGCCGCCTCCCTTTCTTCGGAA AACTCATCAACTATACGCAGCCGGTCTATGTGTGGAGAGAAGATCCAAACTCCCGTCAGAATACCATCAAAGAGATAATTGAGAGAACCACTTCCAAGGAAGATTGGCCACAg GTTATGATATTTCCTGAAGGAACCTGCACAAACCGGTCGTGCTTGATTACTTTCAAATCGGGTGCCTTTTATCCCGGTGTACCGGTGCAACCAGTATGCATTAGATATCCTAACAAATTGGATACGGTAACGTGGACGTGGGAAGGTCCTGGCGC ATTGAAATTGCTGTGGTTGACGTTAACGCAGTTAAATAGCAGCTGCGAGATCGAGTTCCTACCCGTCTACAAGCCTAGCGAGGCGGAGAAACTGGATCCCAAACTGTACGCAAACAATGTACGACGTCTTATGGCAGA AGCATTGAAAATTCCCGTTTCGGACTACACGTATGATGACTGTCGAATTATTAGAAAAGCCCATCAATTGCATCTACCACATGCCTCTAGTATCGTAAAAACCCATAAACTTCGATATAAATTGGG TTTAGTGGCATCAAAGACGGAAGAGGAGCTCGTTCAGAAGAAGACAAACAATTTCGGTGAGGTGAATCTGCAGGAATTTGCGCAGATTCTTAGACTAGATGAAAGAGACCCAACTACTCAACAACTGTTTCGTATTCATGACAGG ctCGGACAGGGAAAGGTCGATCTTGAGGAATACATCTTCACTGTGCTGGCGACGGCAAATGCATCCTCGGAACTAGACAAAGTCGAGATTGCATTCGAT GTATGCGGTTCAAAGATGACAATGTGTCTGACTCAGTCGGAACTCAGAAAAGCCTTGAGGTTATCGTTACACATGCAACCAGAGGAGTCCAATAGGGTTTTTCAGCAAGCCAGAAAGCAAAATCCTAACACAGTGAGCtttg AGGACGTTCTGATACAGCTATCGAACCGAACAGAGTATGCGCACTTGTTCATCGTGAATAACGAAACTTCAAAGAAGGCCATTTGA
- the LOC140665372 gene encoding uncharacterized protein, with protein MNSSPQNTNSTGGQRRTTGIDNSDEEEWSGVVECAVLERTKSDRAVRADEDRRRRTIIVEKKNGTYGFTLQSYGIHYKREQEIEMVTYVDYVEYDGPAFKAGMREGDVILSINGHEMDRADHKTLVNFIKNCDTRMRMVVSFEDCVRKVELHMRYIELQRALQSRLGELERLCERERSILMGRWKTHSLPARKRTPNSIAGNHPNQPSPSSSFNSSTIQCCRPATSTEHLLLYNVFADGRPYLIPRSAACLVTVGPPRSRSDHHHFLSKMSSESAMAVSSSRHSYHQANGMTGTPAKSKSHKQSCQQQSSGEGPSLHSVPQNNLCVACISSANRRREQSDSGSLDAYDLASPCCDPNCVPSRRRREKQRRARNEQTLHQQQQQQQQQQQQQQQQQQQTNMQHHHVQGQRDQQQQQQQQPNAHNCPRTSGHSLHSITSSDVSTTADSVASCSTSLSTDTLYWDPSVHQRPPPCLQYAKPKSWDNLTTKAFGGYGFGYGYLDTVTIKTHSAERPGKGSHSGGNRSKTPIGIVQRKSSGTSGSTVYSTATSSTVTSRHFQSTKSTESLLIAPGPYQGDLDQASLSCECLDSGGSGGPSSRFIQLDKHKRADDAAGYMPPTHAQVRHRRSSHSDGKLRAINNSEVTRL; from the exons ATGAACAGCTCTCCGCAAAACACCAACAGCACCGGCGGCCAGCGGCGGACCACCGGTATCGACAACAGCGACGAGGAGGAATGGAGCGGCGTCGTCGAATGT gcTGTCCTTGAAAGAACCAAGTCCGATAGAGCCGTACGCGCTGATGAAGACAGACGTCGGCGAACGATTATCGTTGAGAAGAAGAATGGCACGTACGGTTTCACGTTACAG AGCTATGGAATACATTATAAGAGGGAGCAGGAAATTGAGATGGTTACGTATGTGGACTACGTGGAATATGATGGACCAGCGTTCAAAGCTGGTATGCGAGAAGGTGACGTAATACTGTCTATAAACGGTCACGAGATGGACAGAGCCGATCACAAGACTCTTGTCAACTTTATCAAGAACTGTGATACCAGAATGCGGATGGTCGTGTCCTTCGAAGACTGCGTTAGAAAG GTGGAATTGCATATGCGTTACATCGAATTACAACGTGCCCTCCAATCTCGCTTGGGTGAATTGGAGAGACTTTGCGAGAGAGAACGGTCTATTCTAATGGGCCGATGGAAGACTCATTCACTGCCAGCGCGCAAAAGAACGCCTAACAGTATCGCCGGCAATCACCCTAATCAGCCGTCGCCCTCTTCTAGTTTTAATTCATCCACCATTCAATGCTGCCGGCCAGCAACTTCTACCGaacatcttttattatataatgtg tTTGCGGACGGACGACCTTATCTCATACCACGCAGCGCCGCTTGTCTCGTAACAGTCGGACCACCTCGTTCTCGCAGCGATCATCATCACTTCCTGTCTAAGATGTCGAGCGAATCCGCGATGGCCGTAAGCTCTTCGCGCCACAGTTACCACCAGGCGAACGGTATGACGGGTACACCCGCAAAAAGCAAGTCTCATAAGCAGTCCTGTCAGCAACAATCGTCCGGTGAAGGACCATCGTTGCATTCGGTTCCTCAGAACAATCTCTGCGTCGCATGTATCTCCAGCGCGAATCGTCGCCGAGAGCAGTCTGACAGCGGTAGTCTAGATGCTTACGATCTCGCCAGCCCTTGCTGTGATCCGAATTGCGTACCTAGTCGTCGACGTCGTGAAAAACAACGACGCGCCCGTAACGAGCAAACTCTCcatcagcagcagcagcagcagcagcaacaacagcaacagcagcagcagcagcagcaacagacCAACATGCAGCATCATCACGTTCAAGGACAACGAgatcaacaacaacaacaacaacaacagcctAACGCCCACAATTGTCCCCGCACGTCCGGCCATAGTCTTCATTCCATTACTAGTAGTGACGTCTCGACAACAGCCGACAGCGTGGCCTCCTGCTCCACCAGTCTCAGCACCGACACCCTATACTGGGATCCGAGCGTGCACCAGCGACCACCGCCGTGCCTTCAATACGCCAAGCCCAAGTCCTGGGATAATCTGACCACCAAAGCCTTTGGGGGCTATGGCTTTGGTTACGGCTATTTGGATACCGTGACTATTAAGACCCATAGCGCGGAACGTCCCGGTAAGGGATCGCATAGCGGTGGCAACAGATCAAAGACGCCGATCGGCATCGTGCAAAGAAAGTCCAGCGGCACCAGTGGCAGTACCGTATATTCGACGGCCACGAGTTCGACAGTCACGAGTCGGCACTTCCAGTCGACCAAGTCGACGGAAAGTCTATTGATCGCACCGGGACCGTATCAGGGCGATCTCGATCAGGCCAGTTTAAGCTGCGAGTGCCTGGACAGCGGTGGCAGCGGCGGACCTAGCTCACGATTCATTCAGCTGGACAAGCACAAACGCGCCGACGACGCGGCGGGATATATGCCGCCAACTCACGCGCAAGTTAGACATCGACGGTCTAGTCATTCCGACGGCAAACTACGGGCTATCAATAATTCCGAAGTCACGCGATTGTAA
- the LOC140664476 gene encoding microtubule-associated protein 10, producing the protein MENVIKGEQLFLMEFLVDKVNIPAIRAIHEEILPARTCISFQILDLPPLNIYQESPTEACACTSEPQIFKKGKSCLFALANVILQKPLCSFPVTMSVYKELPPGVLPDVMLIGTYQIQVRDLINSLLSQQIFQIDSACRTLKDTFKITTATGQCVGKVTVFIRVSCFGRKIVTQFQIPHNRKPYLFKGVDDGPIFQCKRITSASDRERIKCVCPPKKIGDGSGEAARICCADERRKGRLKDIEKVKCSPCYRGMRDRSKETVRKCGCVLKGERTCSCTRTNVKRLK; encoded by the exons atggAAAACGTAATTAAAGGAGAGCAGCtatttttaatggaatttttaGTAGACAAAGTCAATATTCCCGCAATAAGAGCTATACACGAAGAGATCTTACCGGCCAGAACATGCATCTCGTTTCAA aTATTAGATTTGCCCCCTCTcaatatttatcaagaatCACCAACGGAAGCCTGCGCCTGTACCAGTGAACCGCAAATCTTCAAAAAGGGCAAGTCCTGCTTATTCGCTCTTGCAAAcgttattttgcaaaaaccATTGTGCAGCTTTCCCGTAACAATGTCCGTTTACAAGGAACTGCCACCAGGAGTCTTGCCAGACGTGATGCTGATAG GCACTTATCAGATTCAAGTCCGCGACCTTATAAATTCGCTATTGAGCCAACAAATCTTCCAGATTGATAGCGCATGTAGAACGCTCAAAGACACTTTTAAGATTACCACGGCGACAGGACAATGCGTGGGCAAGGTCACGGTTTTCATCCGCGTCTCGTGCTTCGGCAGAAAGATCGTCACGCAATTTCAAATTCCCCACAATAGGAAACCTTACCTCTTTAAGGGCGTCGACGATGGTCCTATATTTCAATGCAAGAGAATTACTTCCGCTTCGGACAGAGAACGGATCAAGTGTGTGTGTCCGCCAAAGAAGATTGGCGACGGCAGCGGAGAGGCTGCGAGAATCTGCTGTGCCGATGAACGTCGGAAAGGACGGCTGAAGGACATTGAGAAAGTCAAGTGTTCACCGTGTTATCGCGGTATGCGAGACAGAAGCAAGGAGACTGTCAGGAAGTGTGGCTGCGTCCTTAAAGGCGAACGGACTTGCAGCTGTACCCGAACAAACGTCAAACGCTTAAAATGA